One genomic segment of Hydra vulgaris chromosome 14, alternate assembly HydraT2T_AEP includes these proteins:
- the LOC136090954 gene encoding piggyBac transposable element-derived protein 4-like, translating into MASARKSYPKRSNYSVQDLIEYMGESDELSDISSNDGSSNEGSVKSVTEEEIICSSSADDDNETDLLDTDVMQLEQDNTNDEPNWVKIDGYKANFAKFEGNAGPRPSFIVNRTPLTIFEAFVTDDLVDLIVEQSNLFAVQYRKNNIIKDKSRIQKWIPLGRNDIRLYIAFILYRGILWKPTHAMYFSTNPLFDTPIIRKVLSFDRFCLIEKFLHFVDNSSLPIHFCKKAKIKPIYDYLVNKFKTLYIPNKNISIDELQLLWKGHLSWKQYIPSKRSRFGMKSFALCESATGYIWNCFLYTGKEMTESFAPDLKKYKYQATKIVITLMDNLIGNGYCLHIDNWYTSYEICKVLLDHNTDCIGTLRNNRKQLPQDIKNLKLKLVIL; encoded by the coding sequence ATGGCTTCGGCTAGAAAATCTTACCCTAAAAGAAGTAATTATTCTGTTCAAGATCTAATTGAATACATGGGAGAAAGCGATGAATTATCTGATATTAGTTCTAATGATGGTTCTTCTAATGAAGGTTCAGTTAAATCTGTTACAGAAGAAGAAATAATTTGCTCATCATCAGCAGATGATGATAATGAAACTGACCTTCTTGACACTGATGTAATGCAATTAGAACAAGATAATACAAACGATGAACCGAATTGGGTTAAAATAGACGGTTATAAAGCAAATTTTGCTAAATTTGAGGGTAATGCGGGACCTCGTCCAAGTTTTATAGTTAATAGGACTCCTCTTACTATATTTGAAGCATTTGTAACAGACGACCTCGTTGATCTTATTGTCGAGCAAAGTAACCTTTTCGCAGTACAATatcgtaaaaataatataattaaagataaatcccGAATTCAAAAATGGATACCTTTAGGCAGAAACGACATCAGGCTCTATATAGCATTCATTTTATATCGTGGAATCTTATGGAAACCAACACATGCTATGTATTTTTCAACAAACCCTCTGTTTGACACACCAATAATAAGAAAAGTATTGTCTTTTGATAGGTTTTGTCTTATTGAGAAGTTTCTTCATTTTGTTGATAACAGTAGTTTGCCAATACATTTctgtaaaaaagcaaaaattaaaccGATCTATGACTACCtagtaaacaaattcaaaactctgtatataccaaataaaaatatatcaatagacgAATTACAGCTGCTTTGGAAAGGTCATTTAAGTTGGAAACAATACATTCCAAGCAAGCGTTCCAGATTTGGAATGAAGTCCTTTGCATTATGTGAATCAGCTACTGGCTATATTTGGAATTGTTTTTTGTACACTGGTAAGGAAATGACTGAAAGTTTTGCACCAGacttgaaaaaatacaaatatcaagctactaaaattgttattactCTAATGGATAATTTAATTGGTAATGGCTATTGTTTACACATTGATAATTGGTATACATCTTATGAAATTTGCAAAGTATTGCTGGATCATAATACTGATTGCATTGGTACATTACGTAATAATCGCAAACAGTTACCGCAGGATATAAagaatctaaaattaaaattggtgATACTTTAG